From Carya illinoinensis cultivar Pawnee chromosome 5, C.illinoinensisPawnee_v1, whole genome shotgun sequence, one genomic window encodes:
- the LOC122311081 gene encoding protein TRANSPARENT TESTA 16-like: MGRGKIPIRRIENQTTRQVTFSKRRSGLLKKTHELSVLCDAQIGLIIFSSTGKMCQYCTEPLRMEEIIERYQKVTGTCVPEHDAREQIYAEISMLRAETHRLQLGMQRYTGEDMSSLTYEDLDNLEQELEHSISKIRDRKNELLNQQMDNLRRKERMLEDENSSMYHWIQENRAAIEYQQAAMEGKTVEHQQVGDHFSLYGDQPSSVLQLATIPPHIQPYHLQLAQPNLRD, from the exons ATGGGACGCGGAAAGATACCAATCAGGAGGATTGAGAACCAGACCACAAGGCAAGTGACCTTCTCTAAGCGACGATCCGGGCTGTTGAAGAAGACTCACGAGCTTTCTGTTCTTTGCGATGCCCAAATTGGGCTTATCATCTTCTCAAGCACTGGAAAGATGTGTCAGTACTGCACTGAGCCTTTGAG AATGGAGGAAATCATAGAAAGGTACCAAAAGGTTACTGGCACTTGTGTTCCTGAGCACGATGCCCGG GAACAAATATATGCTGAAATATCAATGCTGAGAGCAGAAACTCATCGTCTTCAGCTTGGCATGCAACGATACACTGGTGAGGACATGAGCTCCTTAACCTACGAGGATTTGGATAACCTTGAACAAGAACTAGAGCACTCCATTAGCAAAATTCGAGATCGGaag AACGAGCTCTTGAACCAGCAGATGGACAACCTGAGAAGGAAG GAGCGGATGTTGGAGGATGAAAACAGCAGCATGTACCATTGG ATTCAGGAGAACCGAGCAGCCATAGAGTATCAGCAGGCGGCAATGGAGGGAAAGACAGTGGAACATCAACAAGTTGGAGATCATTTCTCGTTGTATGGAGACCAACCCAGTAGTGTGCTTCAACTTGCTACCATTCCTCCACACATTCAGCCATATCATCTCCAACTTGCTCAGCCCAATCTTCGAGATTAA
- the LOC122311080 gene encoding pentatricopeptide repeat-containing protein At5g08305, whose product MLSVPLPCRNGNMVQHLVIILHQCKSMLELKKIHALLTTIGFSQDDPFVSKVLSLSALSDWGDIEYSYRVFSQLSIAKTFYWNTIIRGYSNSKNPNPSISVFVKMLRAGVSPDYLTYPFLLKASSRLLKQEVGAAVHAHVVKTGFESDRFIENSLIHMYASCGYVVYARSVFDGMLARNLVSWNAMLDGYSKCGDMKSAKEVFELMPERDVVSWSSLIDGYVKIGEYGEAIAKFEKMHAAGPKANEVTMVSVFGACAHLGALEKGRMMHQYVVDNGLPLTLALLTSLVDMYAKCGAIEEALAVFRGVPMGRTDVLIWNAIVGGLATHGSVKDSLELFSEMQRVGITPDEITYLCLLTACAHGGLVKEACHFFECLCKDGMRPKSEHYACMVNVLARAGQVTEAYQFISQMPMEPTASMLGALLSGCMSHNKLDVAEIVGRKLIELEPDHDGRYIGLSNIYAVEKRWDDARTMREAMERRGVKKSPGFSFVEIFGNLHRFIAQDKTHPDSEQIYAMLKFIIRQIKYHTDYEDQEYCL is encoded by the coding sequence ATGTTGAGTGTGCCATTGCCTTGCAGAAATGGCAATATGGTCCAACATCTTGTAATCATTCTTCACCAATGCAAATCCATGCTTGAGTTAAAGAAAATTCATGCTCTCCTGACCACTATTGGCTTCTCCCAAGATGACCCTTTTGTatcaaaagttctttctttgTCTGCACTCTCTGATTGGGGTGACATCGAGTACTCATACAGGGTATTTTCACAACTTTCCATTGCGAAAACTTTTTATTGGAACACAATTATAAGGGGATACTCAAATAGCAAAAACCCGAATCCGTCCATCTCAGTTTTTGTCAAAATGTTGCGGGCTGGGGTCTCGCCAGATTATTTGACGTACCCTTTTCTGCTGAAGGCGTCGTCACGCCTTTTGAAGCAGGAAGTTGGGGCGGCGGTGCATGCCCATGTCGTGAAAACTGGCTTTGAGTCTGATAGGTTTATTGAGAATTCTTTGATTCATATGTATGCCTCTTGTGGGTATGTCGTGTATGCACGTTCGGTGTTTGATGGAATGCTGGCAAGAAACTTAGTTTCTTGGAATGCAATGTTGGATGGGTATTCTAAGTGTGGGGATATGAAATCAGCGAAGGAAGTGTTTGAATTGATGCCGGAGCGGGATGTTGTGTCGTGGAGCTCTTTGATTGATGGGTATGTCAAGATTGGCGAATATGGGGAGGCTATCgctaagtttgaaaaaatgcatGCTGCTGGGCCCAAGGCCAATGAAGTGACTATGGTCAGTGTTTTCGGTGCCTGTGCCCACTTAGGTGCCCTTGAGAAGGGGAGGATGATGCATCAGTACGTTGTTGATAATGGTCTGCCTTTGACTTTAGCCTTGCTAACTTCTCTTGTGGACATGTATGCTAAATGTGGGGCGATAGAGGAGGCTTTGGCCGTCTTCCGTGGGGTTCCAATGGGTCGAACTGATGTGCTGATTTGGAATGCCATTGTTGGAGGGCTTGCAACGCATGGTTCAGTCAAAGATTCCCTTGAATTGTTCTCAGAAATGCAGCGTGTTGGAATCACCCCAGATGAGATCACATACTTGTGCCTGTTAACTGCCTGTGCTCATGGAGGATTAGTAAAGGAAGCTTGTCATTTTTTTGAGTGCCTTTGTAAAGATGGCATGAGACCTAAGAGTGAGCACTATGCTTGCATGGTAAATGTGCTGGCACGTGCAGGTCAAGTAACAGAggcatatcaatttataagtcAAATGCCCATGGAGCCTACAGCTTCAATGTTAGGTGCTCTGCTTAGTGGATGTATGAGCCATAACAAATTAGATGTTGCAGAAATAGTAGGAAGGAAGCTTATTGAATTGGAGCCAGATCATGATGGTAGATATATTGGCCTTTCAAATATTTATGCAGTTGAGAAGCGCTGGGATGATGCAAGAACCATGAGAGAAGCTATGGAGAGGAGGGGGGTGAAGAAGTCTCCTGGGTTTAGTtttgtggaaatatttggaaaccTCCATAGGTTCATAGCTCAGGATAAAACACATCCTGACTCAGAACAAATTTATGCAATGCTCAAGTTTATTATACGCCAAATTAAATATCATACTGATTATGAAGATCAAGAATATTGTTTGTAG